The nucleotide window AGCACAGAGCGACTGAGCGACTTCAGTCGCTCTGTCTGCGCGCATCCAACGAAGCTTTCCCATCACTTCTTCGCGAAGGACCGCACCATGAACCGCACGCTTCTCCCCGCCGTCGCACTTGTCTCCGCTGCTCTGCTCGGCGGCTGTGCGAGCAAAACCAATCAGGAGCAGGCGGAGATGCGGTGGCAGGACGCCCGAGCCCGCGTGATGGTCGAGCTTGCCAGCGACCAGCTCGAGCAGGGCTCGATCGACGACGCCCGAGCTTCGATCGAACGTGCCCGCGCCGCGAGCCCACGACTGGCCGAGTCGCACATTCTGGCGGCGCGTTGTGACCTGGAAGAGGACAACCTTCGCTCTGCCGCTGACGCCTTGGTGTTGGCGCGAATGCTTGAGGCCGAACCCAAAGTCCATGCCGAGGCCGCGCACCTTCAGGGCGTCATCGCCGAGCGGTGGCGTGAGACGGACGAGGCGGTGCGTCGCCATCGCGAGTCGACCGTGCTCAATCCGATCGAGCCCGCTTACGCGGTCGCACTGGCCGAGACGCTTGTCGCCGCGGACCAGGCCGACGAGGCGGCCGAGCTGTTGGAGCGACGTCTGCCGCAAAGCCAGGGCGAGGCCTCGATCTTCGACGCGCTCGGCCAGGTCTACCAAGCCCTTGGGCGAAACGACGAGGCAGCGGAGATGTTCCGCCGTGCCGTGATCTACGCCCCGAACGACGACGATCTCGCGGCGCGCGCTGCCTTTGCGATGCTCGAAGCCGGCGACCCGGCCAGCTCGGTGACGACGCTGCGTCGGCTCGCCGAAGAGCCGCATTTTCGCGATCGGCCTTCGACGCACGTCGCCCTGGGCGAAGCGTTGCTGGCCGACGCGAACCCGCGCGAAGCGCTGCGTGCCTTCCAAACGGCCGCAAGGCTCGACCGGACGTCGCGCGCCGCCTGG belongs to Planctomycetota bacterium and includes:
- a CDS encoding tetratricopeptide repeat protein, which produces MNRTLLPAVALVSAALLGGCASKTNQEQAEMRWQDARARVMVELASDQLEQGSIDDARASIERARAASPRLAESHILAARCDLEEDNLRSAADALVLARMLEAEPKVHAEAAHLQGVIAERWRETDEAVRRHRESTVLNPIEPAYAVALAETLVAADQADEAAELLERRLPQSQGEASIFDALGQVYQALGRNDEAAEMFRRAVIYAPNDDDLAARAAFAMLEAGDPASSVTTLRRLAEEPHFRDRPSTHVALGEALLADANPREALRAFQTAARLDRTSRAAWLGVAKAALDRRDAAVADQALQRLPSDDVDADLLRGLVRYRQGRFAEAAATLEPLAPNDPTAACLRSLCLIALDDQTAMANSDFATVD